The DNA segment GGCAAAACAACCTTGGCCTTGAGAGTTGCGGAACTTTTGGGCCGTCCTGTTGTCTTGATCCATGGTGACGAAACATTGACCACCGCCAATCTGATCGGTTCGGAAACCGGTTACCATCTGAAGAAACTCCGCGATAATTTTATCGCCTCCGTTTTGAAGGTGGAGGAAGATGCTTCCAAACGATGGGTGGACAACCGTCTCACGGTTGCCGTCAAAAACGGCTATACTCTCATTTATGATGAATTCACCCGTTCCCGCCCAGAAGCCAACAATGTTCTTTTGTCGGTTCTTCAGGAGGGAATTTTGGATATGTCCTTGAATCAAGAAGAGGGTTCTGAAGGCTATCTCAATGTCCCAACCAATTTTCATGCCATTTTCACATCAAACCCTGAAGAATATGCGGGGGTTCACCGCACTCAGGATGCCTTGAGAGACAGAATGGTCACTCTTGATCTTGGAAGTTTCGATCAGGAAACAGAAGTCATGATTACCAAAAACAAGTCGGGGCTTGAATGGACAGATGCGGCCAAGATTGTGAAAGTTGTCCGTCATCTAAGGAAGAGTGGTCAGTACGAATTTGCACCCACGGTACGCGGCTGTGTCATGATTGCCAAGGCAGTCAAGGAGTATAATCACAGTGTCCAAATCAGCAGTAAAAATCCCCTCTTCACACAAATCTGCATCGATATTTTAGCCTCCGAGACATCCCGGGTCGGGAGCGAGGCAACTTCTGAAAAAGTTAAAAAAATTGTGGGCGAGTCGATCAAACATTTTTGCCGTCCGGAATCGAGAGTAAAACGGCTTCTGAAAAAATTAAGAAAGGGGTAACTATGCCAATATCTCAAAAATTGCCAAGGGGTTGTACGTCAAGCAGGGGGGCATCCGATATTCGTCACGTCAGTTGCAGAAGAGGTGATCTGGCCAACCAGGCCAATCGGCTCTATATGCTCACGGTGAGACGGGAAAGTCTTCTCAGCAAGAAACAGTCCATGGAAGAAAGACTCAAGGATATTAACAGATTGCTTGATGGGATTGATGCCGATTTTAAGGAGACCGAAAAAATCTTGGCCCGATTGAAAAAAGGACCTTCTCCAGAAAGAAAAACGACAGAGCATTCTGAAAATGGAAAAAGACTGAAAAAGATGCCCCTTCACTTTTAGGGACAGGGAGAAAAACTTTATGAAAAAAGAAGATAAGGAGGGATTGCTTGGTGGGCTTTTCAAAGGGCTGGGAAGCCTTATTGATTTGGCGGACAAGGTCAGCAAAGAGGGGGGCGTCCTTGAAAAAAGCGGCGAGTTTAATGTTCCGGGTGAAAAAGAAGCGAAAGGGGTTTACGGATTTACCATCCGCACAATGGCGGGACCCGGAGGAACCAGACGACCCATCATCCAGCCTTTTGGCAATATCAAAAAAACTCCAAAGGGCCCGGTGGTGGAAGAAACCCGGGAACCTATTATTGATATCTTCGAGGAGGGAAATACGATCCAGATTGTTGCAGAACTTC comes from the Deltaproteobacteria bacterium genome and includes:
- a CDS encoding Hsp20/alpha crystallin family protein, which produces MKKEDKEGLLGGLFKGLGSLIDLADKVSKEGGVLEKSGEFNVPGEKEAKGVYGFTIRTMAGPGGTRRPIIQPFGNIKKTPKGPVVEETREPIIDIFEEGNTIQIVAELPGVTEQEIHYEVHGDVVALSTTGKRKYNKEILLKSPVEENNAQFSYRNGMMELKLKKKIH
- the gvpN gene encoding gas vesicle protein GvpN produces the protein MSDEEQITVIQPQAGKDFVETPFVKSIMNRSLHYLKAGFPIHFRGISGTGKTTLALRVAELLGRPVVLIHGDETLTTANLIGSETGYHLKKLRDNFIASVLKVEEDASKRWVDNRLTVAVKNGYTLIYDEFTRSRPEANNVLLSVLQEGILDMSLNQEEGSEGYLNVPTNFHAIFTSNPEEYAGVHRTQDALRDRMVTLDLGSFDQETEVMITKNKSGLEWTDAAKIVKVVRHLRKSGQYEFAPTVRGCVMIAKAVKEYNHSVQISSKNPLFTQICIDILASETSRVGSEATSEKVKKIVGESIKHFCRPESRVKRLLKKLRKG